One Cryptococcus neoformans var. grubii H99 chromosome 3, complete sequence genomic region harbors:
- a CDS encoding NAD binding dehydrogenase: MFPRTKTLFTGMWAKVPSCALRTQRITLLEPSTARGALLRGSRSMSILSNDKAIPNGDDFHALMIGAGFAMFGTPEGPWNISSRLEKRLGPRLKVDAVIDINGPRAETALTEKRKSFVHEAYTDTMVLPDVEEFKRRVSIGEAQEPRAIFVATPPNFRGGLGLQNNLEIKLNELFPNSAIFLEKPVATGVPAEQSVGEAKAVGAMLATQHNAPVSVGYVLRYLNAVREMKKIIDDNNLTVMATNARYVTAYELAVKTDWWNKSIMQGPIIEQGTHICDLSRYFGGDVNVETVCAHALEAHEKPGQLSKRNFDESVIPNDLRIPRATSASWKYESGAVGTMLHATALHGKDYAIELEVYADGYQLILSDPFGTPALHVRKPGSDVIEVHPTPGDDPFQTEIDTFIDVVEGKPDAKILSGYEDAARTYEMTWAVRNSSEEWTRRLGRRYGRT; the protein is encoded by the exons ATGTTTCCCCGAACGAAGACTCTGTTTACCGGCATGTGGGCCAAAGTTCCCTCTTGTGCTCTTCGTACCCAGCGCATTACCCTGCTTGAGCCATCAACAGCGCGAGGGGCCTTGCTTCGCGGTAGTCGCTCAATGAGTATTCTGAG TAACGACAAGGCAATTCCAAATGGCGACGATTTCCATGCTCTTATGATTGGTGCAGGCTTT GCCATGTTCGGTACTCCTGAAG GCCCTTGGAACATTTCGAGTAGACTTGAGAAACGGCTAGGACCACGACTGAAAGTTGATGCTGTCATTGATATCAATGGCCCTCGCGCAGAGACCGCCTTAACAGAGAAACGAAAGTCTTTCGTGCATGAAGCCTACACCGACACCATGGTACTACCTGATGTAGAGGAGTTTAAGAGAAGAGTGTCTATTGGGGAAGCTCAGGAGCCAAG GGCCATATTTGTTGCCACGCCGCCGAATTTCAGAGGTGGATTGGGGTTACAGAATAACCTTGAAATCAAATTGAATGAGCTCTTTCCAAACTCTGCCATATTCTTGGAGAAACCCGTGGCGACAGGTGTCCCGGCTGAGCAGAGTGTTGGGGAGGCAAAGGCTGTCGGTGCAATGCTTGCTACACAGCACAACGCACCTGTTTCGGTCGGATATGTCTTGCGATATCTAAATGCAGTTCGCGAGATGAAAAAGATTATCGACGACAACAATCTTACAGT CATGGCCACAAATGCCCGTTACGTCACTGCCTATGAGTTAGCTGTCAAGACA GATTGGTGGAACAAATCGATCATGCAAGGACCCATTATTGAACAAGGCACTCATATAT GTGATCTTTCAAGATATTTTGGGGGAGATGTGAACGTAGAAACAGTCTG CGCACACGCCCTTGAAGCCCACGAGAAACCAGGACAACTTAGCAAGCGTAATTTTGACGAATCTGTCATACCCAATGATCTTCGTATTCCCCGTGCTACTTCTGCGAGCTG GAAGTACGAATCGGGTGCAGTGGGCACCATGCTTCACGCGACGGCCTTGCACGGAAAAGATTATGCCATTGAGCTTGAGGTATATGCAGATGGA TATCAATTGAT CCTTTCTGACCCCTTCGGTACCCCCGCTTTGCACGTCCGTAAGCCAGGCTCAGACGTCATCGAAGTTCATCCCACCCCGGGCGATGACCCCTTCCAGACAGAGATAGACACTTTCATCGACGTTGTAGAAGGAAAGCCCGACGCGAAAATCCTGTCGGGTTACGAGGACGCGGCGAGGACTTATGAGATGACTTGGGCCGTAAGGAACTCTTCCGAGGAGTGGACAAGGAGGTTGGGTCGAAGATATGGACGGACGTGA
- a CDS encoding aryl-alcohol dehydrogenase — protein sequence MASDTKMQYVRLGNSGLKVSKIILGCMSYGDPEWSEWVLKEKEAIEHIKYAYEQGINTFDTADMYSCGASEEILGKAIKEIGCPRESVVILTKVYMPVTHNSHKRPPDFPDLDKSGYVNQYGLSRKHIFDSVQASLKRLDLEYIDVLQCHRFDYNTPIEETMQALHDVVQRGWVRYIGMSSCWAYQFHAMQNYAINNRLTPFISMQNFYNACYREEEREMIPTLKMFGVGCIPWSPLGRGFLTRPWKDASSTRADTDNYFKAVGFASPEESKKRVNEGVQKVADNRGVSMAQVTLAWILSRDFITAPIVGTTSLDKLKDLLGAVNINLTDEEKKLIEDPYVPQPVAGHT from the exons ATGGCATCGGATACTAAGATGCAGTATG TCCGGCTGGGGAACAGCGGACTCAAAGTGTCCAAAATCATCCT TGGCTGCATGT CCTATGGAGATCCTGA GTGGTCTGAATGGGTtctcaaggaaaaggaagccATCGAGCATATTAAATATGCGTATGAACAAGGTATTAATACCTTTGA CACTGCAGACAT GTACTCCTGTGGTGCTTCGGAAGAAATACTAGGAAAAGCTATCAAGGAAATAGGCTGTCCTCGTGAAAGTGTGGTGATTCTAACCAAAGTTTATATGCCTGTCACCCATAATAGCCACAAGCGACCTCCCGACTTCCCCGACCTCGACAAGTCTGGTTATGTCAATCAATATGGATTGAGCCGAAAG CATATTTTTGACTCTGTTCAAGCGTCCCTCAAGAGGCTTGACTTGGAATACATTGATGTCCTCCAATGTCATCGCTTTGACTATAATACGCCTATCGAAGAGACT ATGCAAGCATTGCATGATGTCGTTCAAAGGGGTTGGGTAAGGTACATTGGCATGTCTAG TTGTTGGGCCTATCAATTCCACGCCATGCAGA ACTATGCCATCAATAACCGACTTACTCCGTTCATCTCAATGCAAAACTTCTACAATGCATGTTATCGCGAGGAAGAGCGCGAAATGATTCCTACTCTGAAG ATGTTTGGCGTAGGCTGCATCCCATGGTCCCCTTTGGGTCGGGGTTTTCTTACTCGTCCTTGGAAAGATGCGTCTTCAACTCGAGCGGACACTGACAA CTATTTCAAGGCTGTCGGTTTTGCTAGTCCCGAAGAGTCGAAAAAGCGTGTCAATGAGGGTGTTCAGAAAGTCGCGGACAACCGCGGAGTAAGTATGGCCCAGGTCACCCTGGCATGGATTTTGAGTAGGGATTTTATTACCGCGCCTATTGTCGGCACGACCAGCCTTGACAAGCTGAAGGATCTACTTG GTGCCGTCAACATCAACTTGactgatgaagagaagaagttgatcGAGGATCCCTACGTGCCTCAACCTGTT GCTGGCCATACCTAA
- a CDS encoding alpha-1,6-mannosyltransferase, translated as MISSSSCMSVPLPVPFIMAREQQQPAPRHLSPSRARCLNIVLSLLPFLVTFAHVFLSPYTKVEESFTLHAVHDVLAFGFNPRNLQLWDHVTFPGAVPRSFIPPTLLGILVYPFSVVSVASGAIKTKFGVQILVRLLLASLFSYSFNKLSCSLQKAFNVYLRVWFTMLSLSSFHIPYYAGRTLPNFMALPGVLWSISHIMTAQTATSEADRIASLRKAVIALTALATIVRLELALFVVPLALSLLVNRQVGFGQVLKWGILGGVGSLSISSAVDYHLWLPTLSHPSFPFKSHFQLFWPELSGLIYNAVEGHSAEWGVMPWHYYLSSSLPKLLAGNALLVGIAMGGWLLNKIGLDMMIKKAGDWDRLTDVRGVNKVMKVWALSMVTVIGALSFLGHKEWRFILPVLPILHIISALSASSLWSLRPSKLGNLMRLIVLVALGLNSLATIVTTFLSVGNYPGGEVWKVMEDIPGLHRQNASIYFPSYPLQTGATLFTFVHAHSVDGTGRGLGPWSAFPEAKEPRWIYNKSEDKMMENPISVWKSGIDFVVTGDCDQFLALPDKWVEVASVEGLDSIGRVPGTYRVQAKWGRKLTVFQRREDIQR; from the exons ATGatatcctcttcgtcttgtATGTCTGTCCCCCTTCCCGTCCCTTTCATAATGGCTCGAGAACAGCAACAGCCAGCGCCCCGCCATCTTTCCCCAAGTCGGGCCCGTTGCCTAAACATcgtcctctctcttcttccctttttggTGACCTTCGCCCACGTCTTTCTGTCCCCATATACCAAAGTAGAGGAGAGTTTTACTTTGCATGCTGTGCATGACGTTCTGGCCTTTGGATTTAATCCACGTAACTTGCAGCTT TGGGATCACGTCACCTTCCCAGGCGCTGTTCCTCGCTCCTTCATTCCCCCAACGCTCTTGGGCATCCTAGTCTACCCGTTTTCTGTGGTCTCGGTGGCCTCTGGTGCCATCAAGACCAAGTTTGGGGTTCAGATCCTCG TCCGACTTCTCTTagcttcccttttctcctaTTCTTTCAACAAGCTCTCGTGCAGTCTTCAAAAGGCATTCAATGTCTACTTAAGGGTGTGGTTCACAATGCTCAGCTTGAGCTCATTCCATATCCCTTATTATGCGGGAAGAACGTTGCCGAATTTCATGGCTCTACCAGGAG TATTATGGAGTATCTCGCATATAATGACCGCTCAAACCGCGACTTCCGAGGCGGACAGAATTGCCAGTCTTCGCAAAGCTGTCATTGCCCTCACTGCGTTAGCTACGATCGTCCGCCTCGAACTTGCTCTTTTTGTTGTTCCGCTTGCATTGAGCTTATTGGTAAACAGGCAGGTTGGCTTCGGTCAAGTGTTAAAATGGGGTATTCTCGGAGGGGTCGGTTCATTGT CGATTTCCTCTGCTGTAGACTATCATCTTTGGCTTCCTACtctttcccatccctctttccctttcaaatCTCACTTTCAACTTTTCTGGCCAGAGCTTTCCGGACTCATCTATAATGCTGTAGAAGGGCACTCTGCAGAATGGGGTGTCATGCCGTGGCACTATTACCTCTCTAGCTCTCTGCCCAAATTGCTCGCAGGTAATGCTTTGCTTGTGGGCATCGCCATGGGTGGTTGGCTATTGAACAAAATAGGTCTTGATATGATGATCAAAAAAGCAGGAGATTGGGACAGGTTGACGGATGTTAGAGGTGTGAATAAAGTGATGAAGGTTTGGGCTTTAAGTATGGTAACTGTTATTGGGGCGCTGAGCTTTCTAGGCCACAAG GAATGGCGCTTTATCCTTCCCGTACTCCCTATTCTCCATATCATCTCCGCTTTATCTGCTTCATCGCTGTGGTCACTCCGGCCGTCCAAGCTGGGCAATCTCATGCGCCTCATTGTCTTGGTGGCCTTAGGACTGAACTCCCTCGCAACAATTGTAACGACCTTTTTGAGTGTGGGAAATTACCCTGGAGGCGAGGTGTGGAAGGTTATGGAGGATATACCTGGATTACACAGGCAGAATGCTTCGATCTATTTCCCATCATATCCGCTTCAAACTGGTGCCACGTTGTTTACCTTTGTTCATGCCCACTCTGTGGATGGTACGGGTCGTGGCCTGGGACCGTGGTCAGCTTTCCCAGAGGCCAAAGAGCCAAGATGGATATATAACAAGAGCGAGGacaagatgatggagaacCCTATCAGCGTTTGGAAAAGTGGGATAGACTTCGTAGTCACCGGCGACTGTGACCAATTCCTGGCTCTACCCGATAAGTGGGTAGAGGTTGCGTCAGTGGAGGGTTTGGATAGTATAGGACGAGTGCCTGGTACATATCGGGTGCAGGCAAAGTGGGGTCGTAAATTAACTGTGTTtcagagaagagaagacatTCAGAGGTGA
- a CDS encoding elongation factor 1-beta, with protein MASTIDLKQLEQHLATRSYIDGFKPTTADVEIYKSLGSAPEATFPHCHRWYTHIASFADEFDSLPAGTNPLSSTSAGAAAAAGEEDDEVDLFGSDDEEADDEAERIKAERIAKYNEAKEAKKQEKLAAGKTLEVAKSVVTLQVKPWDDETDMQALEEGVRGIEKDGLVWGASKLVPVGYGIKMLQINLVIEDAKISLDELQEEIAELEDYVQSSDVAAMQKL; from the exons ATGGCCTCCACCATCGACCTCAAGCAACTCGAGCAGCACCTTGCTACCCGATCCTACATCGACGG CTTCAAGCCCACCACCGCCGACGTTGAGATCTACAAGTCTCTCGGCTCTG CCCCCGAGGCCACCTTCCCTCACTGTCACAGGTGGTACACCCACATTGCCTCTTTTGCCGACGAGTTTGACTCCCTTCCCGCCGGCACCAACCCCCTCTCTTCTACCTCTGCCGgtgccgctgctgctgccggcgaggaggacgatgaggTTGACCTTTTCGGCtctgacgatgaggaagcCGATGACGAGGCTGAGAGGATCAAGGCCGAACGTATTGCTAAGTACAACGAAGCTAAGGAGGCCaagaagcaggagaagcTTGCTGCTGGTAAGACCCTCGAGGTTGCCAAGTCTGTCGTCACTCTCCAGGTCAAGCCTTGGGATGACGAGACTGACATGCAGGCTCTTGAGGAGGGCGTGAGGGGTATTGAGAAGGACGGTCTTGTCTGGGGTGCTAGCAAGCTTGTCCCTGTTGGCTACG GTATCAAGATGCTCCAGATCAACCTTGTTATCGAGGATGCCAAGATCTCCCTCGACGAGCTCCAGGAGGAGATTGCCGAGCTCGAGGACTACGTCCAGTCTTCCGATGTCGCCGCCATGCAGAAGCTTTAA